In Penaeus vannamei isolate JL-2024 chromosome 4, ASM4276789v1, whole genome shotgun sequence, a single window of DNA contains:
- the IFT20 gene encoding intraflagellar transport protein 20 homolog: protein MADETLAKAGLYFDELNKIRVLEPEVAQQTAELKDECKEFVDKIVEFHQRADNFIQLADSLSAAVETEKMRAIGSRNLIKSMSKQRESQQLQLLALIGEKKLELERLRVQYESLQRTESEQLEFIEQFILQK, encoded by the exons ATGGCAGATGAAACTCTCGCAAAAGCTGGACTATACTTTGACGAGCTCAATAAAATTAGAGTTTTAGAGCCAGAAGTTGCTCAGCAAACTGCAGAATTAAAGGACGAATGCAAAGAATTTGTGGATA AAATTGTTGAGTTTCATCAGCGAGCAGACAATTTCATCCAACTTGCAGATTCATTAAGTGCTGctgtagagacagagaaaatgcgTGCCATTGGCTCCAGGAATTTGATTAAAAGTATGAGCAAGCAGCGGGAATCACAGCAGCTCCAATTACTG GCACTGATTGGAGAGAAGAAATTAGAATTGGAGAGGCTGCGTGTTCAATATGAATCTCTGCAAAGAACAGAATCAGAACAACTTGAGTTCATTGAACAGtttatattacaaaaataa